The DNA segment GGCGGGCCCGCTCGCCCAGGCCTGGAATGCTTCGTCGGACTCCCAGTGTGTCACCACGAAATAGCGGTCCTCACCCTTGACGGGACGCAGCAGCTGAAAGCCGAGAAAACCGGGAGAGTTTTCGACCGCGTGCGCCCGGTGGGCGAACCGCTTCTCCAGTTCGGGGCCGGCGCCGGGTGGCACCTCTATCGCGTTGATCTTCACCACTGGCATGTCGCTAGGCTACCGTGCGCGCCATGCCCACCGATCTGCTGACCCGTCGGGGCGGACAGGGCCAACCGTTGGTTCTGGTACACGGGCTGATGGGCCGGGGCACCACCTGGGGCCGTCAGCTGCCGTGGCTGACCCGGTTGGGCACCGTGTACACCTACGACGCGCCCTGGCACCGGGGCCGTGACGTCGAGGATCCCTACCCGATCAGCACCGAACGCTTCGTGGCCGACCTGGGTGACGCGGTTTCCGGGCTGCGGGCTCCGGCCAGGCTGGTCGGACATTCGATGGGGGCGTTGCACTCGTGGTGTCTGGCCGCGGAGCGGCCGGAGCTGGTTTCGGCGCTGGTGGTCGAGGACATGGCGCCGGATTTCGTTGGCCGGACCACCGGTCCGTGGGAGCCGTGGTTGCATGCGCTTCCGGTCGAATTCGATTCTGCCGACCAAGTATTCGCCGAGTTCGGGCCGACGGCGGGCCGCTACTTCCTGGACGCCTTCGACCGCACGGCCACCGGCTGGCGGTTGCATGGCCAGACCGCACGGTGGATCGAGATCGCCGCCGAGTGGGGCACCCGTGACTACTGGGCGCAGTGGCGGGCCGTACGGTCGCCGGCGCTGCTCATCGAGGCCGGCGATGGGGTAACTCCCCCGGGCCAGATGCGCGCGATGGCTGAAAGAGATTATCCGACAGCGTATTTGCGTGTGCCCGATGCCGGTCATCTGGCTCATGACGAAGCTCCGCAGGTTTACCGGCGGGCGGTGGAGTCGTTCCTGGCGGGGCTTACCCCGTGAGCCCACGCGGCGCGGGCAATGTGGCGAAAAGCCTGGCCATAACGGGTTTTGTCGGCCCGTGATCGCGCTACGATCGGGCCGTCAGGCCGCGCCGCGGAAAGGGGTGTCAGATGTCGTTTGTGATCGTGGCGCCGGAAGCGCTGATGTCGGTGGCTTCAGAGGTGGCCGGTATCGGTTCGGCGCTCAATGCCGCCAACGCCGCCGCGGCCGCCCGGACCACGGGTGTGCTAGCGGCCGCCGCGGACGAGGTGTCGGCGGCGATGGCGGCGCTGTTCGGCGCGCACGCCCAGGAGTACCAGAGGCTCAGCGCCCAGGCGGCGGGGTTTCATGCCCAGTTCGTGCAGGCGTTAAACGCGGGAGTGAACTCCTATGCCAGCGCCGAGGCCGCCAACGCGTCGCCGCTGCAAGCCGTGGAGCAGCAGGTGCTCGGCTTGATCAACGGGCCCGCGCAGACGCTACTGGGGCGCCCGTTGATCGGCAACGGTGCCGACGGGGCGCCGGGAACCGGGCAGCCGGGCGGGCCCGGCGGGCTGCTGTGGGGTAATGGCGGCAACGGCGGGTCGGGTGTGGCCGGTGTGGGCGGGCCCGGTGGTAGCGGCGGCGCCGCCGGGCTGTTCGGGCACGGCGGCAATGGCGGGGCCGGCGGGAGCAACGCCGCCGGCGCCGGCGGTGTGGGCGGAGCCGGTGGGGCGGGCTGGCTGGTCGGCAACGGCGGTGCCGGCGGGTTCGGCGGGGTGGGAACGACCGTCAGTGGCAACGGAGGAGCCGGCGGCGCCGCCGGCGCGTTCGGCAATGGCGGTGTGGGCGGGGCGGGCGGGGCCGCGGTCATCGGCGGTTGCCCGGCAATGGGGGTGCCGGCGGCAACGCGGGGCTGATCGGCGCCGGCGGCGACGGCGGCGTCGGCGGGGTGGGTGCCCCCGGAACCAACGGGATGAACCCGCCGCCGAACCAGACCAGCCAGGCGGCAAACGGAAGCCCCGGCGCCAACAACGGCGCCGGTAGCGGCGGCGCAGGGCTGCCCGGCAACCCGGGTGCCGTACCAGGGCGGGCTGGCGGCGCTGGCGGTTTAGGCGGCAGCGGCAGCGATACGAGTGAAGGCCCTGTGACGGGGGGCAACGGAGGCAATGGCGGCGACGGCGGTCCCGGCGCGCCCGGCGGCAACGGCGCACCCGGCGGCATCGGTGTCAATACCGGTACTGGCTGGGCCTACGGGGGAAACGGGGGCAATGGCGGTGACGGTGGCGCCGGCGCCCGGGGCGGCGACGGGGGCAACGGGGGCAACGGCCTAGCGCTAAACGGTGGCAACGGGATCGGCGGCAACGGTGGCGCCGGGGGCCGGGGCGGCACCGGGGCTGCGGGCGGCAATGGTGGCATTGGCGGCGGCGCCACCGGCACGCTGACCTTTTTTGGTAGCGGAGGCGACGGCGGCCCCGGCGGGGCTGGCGCCAACACCGCCGGCACCGGGGGTGTCGGCGGTGTCGGGGGTGCGGGCGGTCAGGGCGGGCTGCTGTTCGGCGACGGCGGTAACGGGGGCGCCGGCGGTGCCGGCGGCATCGGCGGCACGGGTGCCTCGGGCGGCGCCGGAGGCAAGGGCGGCTCTGGCCTGGTCGGCGGTGACGGCGGCAACGGTGGTGCCGGCGGCGCCGGCGGCAACGGCGGCAAGGGCGGTGCCGGAGGTGCCGGCGGAGGTGCCGGAATGTTCAGCCAGCCAGGTGTCCACGGTGCGGGCGGTACCGGGGGCCAGGGAGGTGCCGGCGGCGCTGGCGGCGCGGGTGGCGCCGCGGGAGCTGGGACAGTCGTCGCGGGCAACCCCGGTGATCCCGGCGGTTTCGGCGCCGCCGGTGCGGACGGCCTACCCGGCTAAAACCCTTCGCCGGCCAACGCGAACCGGCCGCCGACCGTCCGGGTCACCAGCCCGTCGGCCAGCAGCGACTCCAGCGCCCGGTCACGTTGTGCGGTATCGGTCAGCCACGCCACGTCCAACTCGGCCCGGGTGACGGGAAACTCCGCGGCGCGCAACACATCCAGCAACCGTCCGCGGACTTGGCGGTCGGTTCCGGCGTAGCTCTGCACCCGGCGCGGCGGACCGTCCGACGGGGGATAACCGGCGTCCCGCCAGGCGCACCGGTCAACCGGGCACAACCCGCACCGCGGCGCCCGCGCGGTGCACACCGTCGCACCCAGCTCCATCAGCGCAACCGAAAACACCTGCGCCGCTTGGCTATTCGGCAGCAACGCCAAAACGTCGGCGTGGTCGCGAGCGGCCGACGGTGCACCGCCGTCGGCGCGGCCGTGCACGGCGCGGGCCATCACCCGGCGCACATTGGTGTCTACCACCGGCACCCGCTGGCCGAAGGCGAAGCATGCGACCGCCCGCGCGGTGTAGCCCCCGACGCCGGGCAACCTCAGCAGCGTGTCGACATCGTCGGGCACCGCATCGCCGTGGTCACGGGCGATCACGGCGGCGCATTCGTGCAAGCGCAGCGCCCGTCGCGGATAGCCCAGCTTTCCCCAGGCGCGCAGCACGTCGGCGGCGCTGGCCGCCGCGGTGGCCGACGGGGTGGGCCACCGCCGCACCCAGGCCGGCCAGATCGAAAGCACCCGGCTCACCGGGGTCTGCTGCAGCATGAATTCGCTGACCAGGATCTGCCATGGGCTGACACCGGGCGCGCGCCACGGCAGATCGCGGCGCGATCGTTCATACCAATCCAGAAGATTGGTGTCTGGTATGCGTACCGGGCCGGTCACCGGCGCCTCCGGCAGAATGCCTGACATGCCCACCACCAATCCGGTAGCCGCCTGGAAAGCACTCAAAGAGGGTAACGAGCGATTCGTCGCCGGTAAGCCCGAGCATCCCAGTCAAAGCGTCGACCATCGAGCCAGCCTGGCCGCCGGGCAGAAGCCGACGGCGGTGATCTTCGGCTGCGCCGACAGCCGGGTGGCCGCCGAGATCATCTTCGACCAAGGCCTGGGCGACATGTTCGTGGTCCGCACGGCCGGGCATGTGATCGACTCGGCGGTGCTGGGCTCCATCGAGTACGCGGTGACGGTGCTCAACGTGCCGCTGATCGTCGTGCTCGGCCATGATAGCTGTGGCGCCGTAAACGCCGCGTTGGCCGCGATCAACGACGGCAGCCTGCCGGGCGGTTACGTGCGGGACGTGGTGGAGCGGGTGGCGCCGTCCATCCTGCTGGGCCGGCGCGACGGCTTGCAGCGCGTCGACGAGTTCGAGGACCGACATGTCCACGAGACGATGGCGAACCTCATGTCGCGGTCGAGGGCGATCGCGGACCGGGTGGCGGTGGGCACCCTGGCGATCGTGGGCCTGTCCTACCAGCTGGCCGACGGGCGCGCGGTGCTGCTCGATCACATCGGCGACATCGGTGAGGAAGTCTGATGTCCGGCGCCCATCGGGCGCCACTAACACGGCGGCCGGCCGGTTAACCCGGCGACACGCCGAGGCGGGTCAAACAAGTCCGCGTGACCTGGGCCTACGGTGTGAATGTGCTGGATCTGGAACCGCGTGGCCCGCTACCTAGCGAGATCTACTGGCGGCGCAGGGGGCTAGCCCTGGGCATCGCGGTGGTCGTGATCGGTATCGCGGTCGCCACGATCATCGCCTTCGTTGGCGGCAACGCCGGGGCCAAACCCGCCAACGCCGAAAAGCCGAGCACCGCTCAGGGGCAATCACCGGCGCCGCAGCCGCCGCAGGCGCCGCAGCCGGCGGCGCAAAGCCAAGGAAACACCCCGGGGGCGCCGCCCCAGGGGCAAAACCCGGAGACGCCCACACCCACCGCCGCGGTGCAGCCGCCGCCGGTCCTCAAGGACGGCGACGACTGTCCCGATTCCACGCTGGCCGTCAAGGGTTTGACCAACGCGCCCCAGTACTACCTCGGTGACCAGCCGAAATTCACCATGGTCGTGACCAACATCGGGCTGGTGTCCTGCAAGCGCGACGTGGGTGCCGCCGTGCTCGCGGCCTACGTTTACTCGCTGGACAACAAGCGGTTGTGGTCCAACCTGGACTGCGCTCCGTCCAACGAGACGCTGGTCAAGACGTTTACCCCGGGCGAGCAGGTGACCACCGCGGTGACCTGGACCGGGATGGGATCGGCGCCGCATTGCCCGTTGCCGCGTCCGGCTATCGGGCCGGGAACCTACAACCTGGTCGTCCAGCTGGGCAATCTGAGATCGCTTCCGGTCCCGTTCATTCTGAATCCCCCGCCCCCGCCGCCCGGGCCGGTACCCGCCCCGGGCCCGGCGGTCGCGCCGCCGCCGGAGTCGCCCGCGGCCGGCGGATAGCTACTCCGAAGTTCCCCTTTTGGCCCGGATCAGCACCGAGCCTGTAGTTAGCGGTCTAGCCTCTCGCACTTTCCCACGCTAACTACAGCTTCGGCGAAACCGGCCAGCCATATGCCCGACGAGCCGACCGGCGCCTCAGTGATCGGCAATGGTCGACTCCGCCAGCTGCGATAGCCCCTCACGCACGTGGCGCGCCCACATGGCGCCGATACCGTCCACGGATTGCAGGTCGTGGGCGCTGGCCGCCAGCAGGCCCTGCAATGTTCCGAACGACCGGACCAGCAGGTCGACGTGGGCGAACTGCAGCCGGGGGATGCCGGCCATCGCACGGTAGCCACGCGGGCTCAGCGCCGAGTCCTGGGCCTCTGCCGTCGTCGGATAGCCGAACACCTTGGCCAGCGCGGTCAGCTCCAGCAGGTCGGTGTCCGACAGCGAGTCCAGCTCGTCCAGGGTGGCGGCGATTTGCGCTCCTGAGGGGGGTTCGGGGCTGGCGTGGTAATCACGCACGATCAATTCCCGTGCGGTGTCGTTGCCCCGCAGCAGCTCGTCGAGCTGCAGCCGCAGCTGACGCCCGTCGGTGCCGAGCTCGACGACGTCGTAGTCGATCACCAGCCCGATGCGGCGCACCAACTCGAGTCGTTGCATCACCGTCATCACGTCGCGCAGCGTCACGAAGTCCTCGATTTCGGCCCTGGACAGTTGCCGGGTGACCTCGTCGAGCCTGGTTTTGTACCGCTCCAGGGTGGCGATGGCCTGGTTTGCCCGCGACAGGATGGTCGCGGAGTCGGCCAGCACGTGTCGCTCCCCGCCAACGTAGACCGTCACGATGTTCATCGAGTGGCTCACCGAGATCACCGGGTAGCCGGTCTGGATCGCGGCCCGCTCGGCGGAGCGGTGCCGGGTCCCCGATTCGTCGGTGGGTATCGACGGATCCGGGACCAGTTGCACGTTGGCTCGCACGATGCGGCTGCCGTCGGTGGACAACACCACGGCGCCATCCATCTTGCACAGCTCGCGCAGCCGGGTCGGCGCATAGCGGACATCGAGGGCGAAGCCGCCGTCGCAGATGGCCTCGACGTTCTCGTCGTGGCCGAGCACGATCAGGGCGCCGGTGCGGCCGCGCAGGATCCGCTCCAGGCCGTCCCGCAGCCCGGTGCCGGGTGCCAGGCGGGCGATGGCCTCCCGCAGGGTCGGACGTGTCACAGCGTGCATTCTGCTATGTGCGGGACGGTCAGTGGGAAGCATCCAGCCGATGGGGTGGCGCGGGAGCGCCGCCGCGGTGATCGGCGATGTCGATCATGTGCTCCAGCGCGGCGACGATGGTGGGGGCGGGCAGCGCGCGCAGACCCGGCGGCGTGGCGTCGCAACCGGGCGGGATCAGCGCGATGGTGCACCCCTGCCGGGCCGCTTCGGCCAGCCGCCGCTGCATGCCGTTGACTTGCCGGAGGTCACCGGCCAGCCCCACCTCGCCGATCATTACCGCGGTGGTGGGCAGCGGCAGATTCGCATACGCGGACGCCAGCGCGATCGCGACGGCCAGATCCGATGACGGGTCGGTCAACCGCATGCCGCCCACGGTGGACAGGTAGATGTCGTTGACGGCGATGGTCAGCCGGGCGTGCTTTTCCAGCACGGCGGTGATCATGGCGGCCCGGGCATGGTCGATCCCGCTGACCGCCCGTCGTGGTGAGCCGCCCGGCGGCGCCGCCAGCAATGCCTGCACCTCACCGATCAGCGGCCGGCGGCCATCCAATGTCACGGTGATCGCGGTGCCGGCCACCGGTACCGGCCGCTGCTCCAAGAACAGCTGCGACGGGTCAGCGACGCCGTCAATCCCGTTGTCGTGCAGGAGGAAACACCCGACCTCGTCGGCCGCGCCGAACCTGTTCTTAACGCCGCGGACCATCCGCAGCATGCCGTTGCGGTCGCCTTCGAAGTGCAGCACCACGTCGACGAGGTGTTCCAGCGAGCGGGGTCCGGCAATCGCCCCGTCCTTGGTGACGTGGCCGACCAAGAGCAGCGCGATCCCATTGGCCTTGGCGGCGGCGGTCAGCGCGGCCGTCACCGCGCGCACCTGCGTCACCCCGCCGGCCACGCCGTCGGCCTCGCCGGTGGACATCGTCTGCACCGAGTCCACGATCACCAACGCTGGCCGCAGCATCTCGATGTGGCCCAGCACCGCCCGCAGATCGGATTCGGCGGCCAGGTAAAACTCTCCGGTGCCACAGCCGATCCGATCGGCGCGCAGCCGGATCTGCCCGGCGGATTCCTCGCCGGAGACATACAGCGCGCGTTGGCCCGACCGCGCCCAGCGGTGGGCGACCTCGAGCAGCAACGTCGATTTGCCCACCCCGGGATCGCCGGCCAGCAGCGTCACCGAACCGGGGACCACGCCGCCACCGAGCACCCGGTCCAGTTCGGCCATGCCGGTCGGGCGGTGCCGGCTGAGGTTGGGCTGCACGGAGCTGATCGGAACGGCCCGCGCCGCCGGTTGCCGAGCCGCGGCCGTGGCGCGACGGCCGCGGCCCCCGACCGCGCTGAGCACGGGCACCTCTTCGACGGTGCCCCAGCTATCGCACTCCAGGCAGCGTCCCACCCACTTCGCGGTCAGATGTCGACATTCCGAGCAACGGTACTGCACACGGGTGTTGGCCACGCCGCGACCGTATCGCGGGGGTGCGACAACCGACGGGCGGACCCGGTCGCGAGGCTTTAGTGCTTGGCCG comes from the Mycobacterium shinjukuense genome and includes:
- a CDS encoding HhH-GPD family protein, which produces MSGILPEAPVTGPVRIPDTNLLDWYERSRRDLPWRAPGVSPWQILVSEFMLQQTPVSRVLSIWPAWVRRWPTPSATAAASAADVLRAWGKLGYPRRALRLHECAAVIARDHGDAVPDDVDTLLRLPGVGGYTARAVACFAFGQRVPVVDTNVRRVMARAVHGRADGGAPSAARDHADVLALLPNSQAAQVFSVALMELGATVCTARAPRCGLCPVDRCAWRDAGYPPSDGPPRRVQSYAGTDRQVRGRLLDVLRAAEFPVTRAELDVAWLTDTAQRDRALESLLADGLVTRTVGGRFALAGEGF
- a CDS encoding carbonic anhydrase, coding for MPTTNPVAAWKALKEGNERFVAGKPEHPSQSVDHRASLAAGQKPTAVIFGCADSRVAAEIIFDQGLGDMFVVRTAGHVIDSAVLGSIEYAVTVLNVPLIVVLGHDSCGAVNAALAAINDGSLPGGYVRDVVERVAPSILLGRRDGLQRVDEFEDRHVHETMANLMSRSRAIADRVAVGTLAIVGLSYQLADGRAVLLDHIGDIGEEV
- the disA gene encoding DNA integrity scanning diadenylate cyclase DisA, giving the protein MHAVTRPTLREAIARLAPGTGLRDGLERILRGRTGALIVLGHDENVEAICDGGFALDVRYAPTRLRELCKMDGAVVLSTDGSRIVRANVQLVPDPSIPTDESGTRHRSAERAAIQTGYPVISVSHSMNIVTVYVGGERHVLADSATILSRANQAIATLERYKTRLDEVTRQLSRAEIEDFVTLRDVMTVMQRLELVRRIGLVIDYDVVELGTDGRQLRLQLDELLRGNDTARELIVRDYHASPEPPSGAQIAATLDELDSLSDTDLLELTALAKVFGYPTTAEAQDSALSPRGYRAMAGIPRLQFAHVDLLVRSFGTLQGLLAASAHDLQSVDGIGAMWARHVREGLSQLAESTIADH
- the mhuD gene encoding mycobilin-forming heme oxygenase MhuD; translation: MPVVKINAIEVPPGAGPELEKRFAHRAHAVENSPGFLGFQLLRPVKGEDRYFVVTHWESDEAFQAWASGPAIAAHAGHQANPVATGASLLEFEVVLDVAGTAESG
- the radA gene encoding DNA repair protein RadA, with the translated sequence MANTRVQYRCSECRHLTAKWVGRCLECDSWGTVEEVPVLSAVGGRGRRATAAARQPAARAVPISSVQPNLSRHRPTGMAELDRVLGGGVVPGSVTLLAGDPGVGKSTLLLEVAHRWARSGQRALYVSGEESAGQIRLRADRIGCGTGEFYLAAESDLRAVLGHIEMLRPALVIVDSVQTMSTGEADGVAGGVTQVRAVTAALTAAAKANGIALLLVGHVTKDGAIAGPRSLEHLVDVVLHFEGDRNGMLRMVRGVKNRFGAADEVGCFLLHDNGIDGVADPSQLFLEQRPVPVAGTAITVTLDGRRPLIGEVQALLAAPPGGSPRRAVSGIDHARAAMITAVLEKHARLTIAVNDIYLSTVGGMRLTDPSSDLAVAIALASAYANLPLPTTAVMIGEVGLAGDLRQVNGMQRRLAEAARQGCTIALIPPGCDATPPGLRALPAPTIVAALEHMIDIADHRGGAPAPPHRLDASH
- a CDS encoding alpha/beta fold hydrolase, with the protein product MPTDLLTRRGGQGQPLVLVHGLMGRGTTWGRQLPWLTRLGTVYTYDAPWHRGRDVEDPYPISTERFVADLGDAVSGLRAPARLVGHSMGALHSWCLAAERPELVSALVVEDMAPDFVGRTTGPWEPWLHALPVEFDSADQVFAEFGPTAGRYFLDAFDRTATGWRLHGQTARWIEIAAEWGTRDYWAQWRAVRSPALLIEAGDGVTPPGQMRAMAERDYPTAYLRVPDAGHLAHDEAPQVYRRAVESFLAGLTP